TTTGAAGGTTTATCAATTATTGAAAATAGCATTGCTTCAGCACAAAAACTTATAAAGGGAAAACCAACTCCTAAATATGCTGAAAGAATTCTTGAAGATTTCAGACTTATCGATCTATCATTAATAGAAAATGCAATAAAAAGTAAGTTTTGCTTATAACAGCAGTACCTTAGAGTACACGCTGTTTAATATAAGGAGGTGTGTTCTTTGCGTTTAGAACTAGGTAAAATCAAAATTAAAGATGTACAATTTGGTAAAAAAACAAAGGTTGAAAATGGAACATTATATGTTAATAAACAAGAGCTAATTGATATTGCCATGGAAGATGACCGTATAAAAAATATTACAATTGAGCTTGCACGTCCAGGTGAATCTGTAAGGATTGCTCCTGTTAAGGATGTAATCGAACCAAGAGTAAAAGTTGAAGGACCAGGAGGGGTATTCCCAGGTGTTATTAGCAAAGTAAAAACAGTTGGCTCAGGAAGAACTCATGCATTGGTTGGAGCTAATATTGTTACAGCTGGTAAAATAGTAGGATTCCAAGAAGGTATTATTGATATGACAGGTCCTGGAGCAAGATATACTCCATTTTCACAGACACATAATGTATGTATAGTTGTTGAACCTAAAGAAGGTCTTGAAACACATGCATATGAAGAAGCTGCTAGATTAGTTGGTTTAAAGATTGGAGCATTCGTAGGAGAAGCTGGTAAAAATGTAGAGCCTGATGAAGTAGTAGTTTATGAGACAAAACCGTTTATTGAACAGATAGCTGAGTTTCCTGAACTACCAAAGGTTGGGTATATACATATGCTTCAATCACAAGGATTACTCCATGATACTTTCTATTATGGTGTAGATGCAAAGCAAATTGTACCTACTTTAATGTACCCAACTGAGATTATGGATGGAGCAATTGTAAGTGGTAACTGTGTTGCACCTTGTGATAAGGTTACAACATTCCATCATTTGAACAATCCGGTAATAGAAGACCTTTATAAGAGACATGGAAAGGATATAAATTTTGTTGGAGTTATTCTAACGAACGAAAATGTATTCCTTGCTGACAAAGAAAGATCATCAGATATGGTTGGAAAATTTGTAGAATTTCTTGGGTTAGATGGAGTTATTATTACTGAAGAAGGATATGGTAACCCTGATACAGATTTAATGATGAATTGTAAGAAAGCTACAAAAGCAGGAGCTAAGGTTGTATTAATAACAGATGAGTTTCCTGGAAGAGATGGGAAATCACAATCTCTTGCAGATGCTACACCTGAAGCAAGTTCTCTTATATCATGTGGAAATGGTAATGTAATTGTAAACCTTCCGCCAATGGAAAAGGTAATAGGGACTTTAGATTATATAGAGACTATGATAGGTGGATATGAAGGTAGTTTAAAAGCTGATGGAAGTATTGAAGCAGAAATTCAAATTATTATAGCTTCTACAATAGCAAATGGCTATAACAAGCTAACTGCAAGAAATTATTAAGAAAGGGGGAGAATATATGAGCAAAATAAAAGTAGTTCATTATATAAATAACTTTTTCGCTGGAATTGGTGGAGAGGAAAAAGCTGATATACCACCACAAGTAAAAGAAGGTGTGGTAGGCCCAGGGATGGCATTAAATCGTGCATTTAAAGGAGAAGCTGAGGTAGTAGCTACAGTTATATGTGGTGACTCATACTTTGGTGAGCATATGGAAGATGCTAAAGCAGAGCTTATAGAAATAATAAAGATATATGAGCCTGATTTATTTGTTGCAGGCCCTGCATTTAATGCTGGTAGATATGGTGTAGCATGTGGGACACTAGCAAAAGCTGTTGAAGAAGAACTAAATATTCCTGCAGTAACTGGAATGTATATAGAAAATCCTGGAGTAGATATGTTTAAGAAGGATTTAAACATTATAGAAACTAAAGATTCAGCTGCAGATATGAGAAAAGCGATATCTAAAATTTCAGAGTTTGGCCTAAAAATTGCTAAAGGTGAGGAAGTAGGATCACCGGAAGAAGAAGGATATATAGAGAGAGGAATAAGAACGAATTACTTCCATGAGATAAGAGGTTCAGAAAGAGCTGTTGACATGCTAGTTAATATATTCAAAGGTAAAGAATGTTTAACAGAATATCCAATGCCAGATTTTGGTCGTGTGAATCCAAATCCTGCTGTTAAAGATTTGTCAAATATTAAGGTTGCATTGGTTACTTCGGGAGGTATTGTGCCACAGGGAAATCCTGATAGAATCGAATCATCAAGTGCAACAAAATATGGAATATATGATATCTCAGAAATGGAAAAATTAACACCTGATAAATTTACAACTATTCATGGTGGATATGACAGAGCTTATGTATTAGAAAATCCAAACTTAGTAGTTCCTCTAGATGTTATGAGAGATATGGAAAGAGAAGGCGTTATTGGAGAACTAGCAAACTACTTCGTAGCTACTACAGGAACAGGTACTTCAGTAGGTAATGCCAAGAAATTTGGAGAAGACTTCTCTAAGAAATTAGTCGAAGATGGAGTAGGAGCAGTTATATTAACATCAACATGAGGTACTTGTACGCGTTGCGGTGCAACTATGGTAAAAGAGATTTAAAGAGCAGGAATACCTGTAGTTCATATTGCTACAGTAGTACCTATATCATTAACAATAGGTGCAAATAGGATAGTACCTGCAATTGGTATTCCTTATCCATTAGGTAATCCTAACTTAGGTATAGCAGGAGATAAGAAAGTAAGAAGAATGTTAGTTAAAAAAGCATTAAAAGCTTTACAGACAGAAGTAGAAGAACAAACAGTATTTGAAGATTAAATAGTTATTAAAATAAAAGGGTGATAAATGATCGCCCTTTTTAACTACCTATAAAAATTAAAAATAGATTTTAGTGAAAGGGGGAAGGCTTTTTGAGTAAAAAAATAGAAGGTGAAGGCTTTAGTAGTAAATGGGGACTATTATTTTCATTAATTGCATTATCAGTTGGTAGTGGTAATATTTGGAGATTCCCTAGGATGGTAGCAATGAATGGTGGAGGATCTTTCGTAATAGCATGGACCGTATTCTTATTTGTATTTTCTATACCATTGATTATGGCAGAAACAATAATAGGAAGGTCAACTAGACATGGTTGTCCAGGTGCTTTTAGGGATTTTCTTGGTAAAAAATATACATGGATGGGAACATTTATGATGTACTGTGGTCTAGGAATTGCAGCATACTACTCTGTAGTTGTTGGATGGACATTTAAATACTTTACTTTACAAGCATTAGGCAACTTGAATTTAACAAGTTTAGAAGCATCAAATGGAATATGGAATTCATTTATCAATAGTAATTGGCAAGTATTGTTATTTCATTTAGTCGCTGTAGTATTAGGTGGTAATGTAATATATAGAGGAGTTTCTGGAGGAATAGAAAAGGTATGTAAAATACTTGTTCCAGCTGTATTTGGAATTTTAATTGTAACTGCAATACGTTCACTCACTCTTGAAGGTGCAGTAGATGGACTTAATTACTTCTTTACACCTAATTGGGAAACCTTAAAAAACCCGCAGACTTGGTTACATGCACTTACACAGTCAGCTTGGTCGGTAGGCCCAGGATGGGGATTAGTTATTACTTATGCAGCCCATACGAAATCATCAGAAGACGTTACACTGCTTGAAATAGGTCAAGGAGTAGGTAACAATGTAGTAGCCTTATTAGCAGGACTAACAATAATACCAGCAATATTTGCACTAGCTCCTTCCCAAGAATATATTACAGAAGCTATGAGTTCAGGAAATACTGGGTTGGTTTTTGAGTATCTTCCATTAGTATTTTCTCAAATGTTTGGTGGATGGGTTTTAGGGACGTTATTCTTTTTAGCTTTAGCATTCGCTGCTTATTCTACATTAATTTCATGTATGGAAACAGGAGTACTTCCTTTAATAGATTCTGGACTTAGCAGAAAAAAAGCAACAATTATCATTTGTTCTATTATATTCATAGGAGGTATACCATCTGCTTTAAATATAAATTTTCTAAATAACCAAGATATGGTATTAGCTGTAGCATTATTGGTAGCTAGTTTATTTACTGCTTATGCAGTAATCAAATTTGGTTTAAGTAGAGCAAGAAATGAATTCTTAAATAATGAGCATGCAGATATCAAAACTGGTATATGGTGGGATATTTGTCTTAAATATATAGTTCCTCTTTCTGTTATCTTAGTAACAGGGTGGTGGTTAAAGCAAAGTATTGAATGGTATCCAGAAACTTGGTGGGATCCGTTTGAAGTATACAGCTTTGGAACAATTGCATTCCAAATTATCATTGCGTTAATGGTTGTTAAAATATTTAATAATAAGGTGGCTAATTCTGTAAAACATAAATATTTCGATGGAAAAACATATCCACCAATTCCAAATAGAGAAGAAGAAATAAAACAAAAAATAGAATGATAATTGAGTTGTTTTAAAGGCAAAATCAGAGATAGGAGGAATTTGGATGAATAGCAGTGCAATAATAGAAATGGTTATAATATTTGGAATATATTTTGGATTTATAGGGTTTTTCCTTAAAAAATCCAAATCTAACTAGAAAAGAAGGGGAGGATATTTATATAGTATATATGTATATTATGCTTAATGTTTAAATTAAAAGTAGGATCATTGATCCTACTTTTTTTATTCTATATATTATTATAGCTTGCTTTAAGCTTGGATTAAATCATATGAGAAACAGCGCCAGAAACAAATGGAATCAACCATACATGCAAGCGTCCCTAATCATAAAGTGTGTCGTACTAGTATCTTCATATATAAGTAATACTTTGCTGCATACTTCTAAGGTCTCTATTATATTTATTGCTTGTGAGGTACTTCCACTAGCATCTTTAGCAGAAAATCTAGATGTATATTGATTAAATGGAGGTTGAGAAATATATGGTGAAATGTCTACTTTAAGTATAATAAATCAATAGTCTGGAAAAATATACTTTCTAATAATATATAAAGATATCGTAAATAAATGCCGAAATATATATATAACTGCAAAAATCTGTAGAAGAGGTGATGTTATGAGTGAGAACAAAATATGCAGCTGTAAAAGAAAGAAAAGCAGAAATGTATTAATAAATATATTGATTTTTATGATTAGTATAGGACTTTGGGGAGGTATTGTTTACTATGGTTATGGCTATGCTAAAAATTATATTGATACTTCAATAAATAATGTTAGACAAGAAAATGCAATGAATATTCAAGGGTTAAGTGATCAAGTCAAGTTACTTAGCAATGAAATAAAAGAATTAAGTGATAGTTTAGATGATACAGATTCGACTATTTCAAATACTACAGATGTTCAAAATAAAATCGACAATAAATTAGAAGAGTTAGATGATAGGTTAAAAGAACTACAGAAAAGTTTAGACATTTTAAAGGAGGCTCCGAATGCTGAAAATTAATATGTTTCTATTTTATTTAGTAGCTCCATTTTTAGCTCTTTTCCTTATAAGTTCAAATTTTGTAGATGATAGTAAACTGCTTAATGTAGAGGCCCAATCTCTTAATGATGAAATTAGTGCATTACATGAAGAGACAAATAATTTAGCAGAAAAAATCTCTGAAATTGGTATGATTATAGAAAAGCATGAAGAAGTTTTTAATAATCAAAACCAAAAATTGACTAATTTATCAGAACTTAGTGCTTCTCAAAGAGAATTATCTAATGATATATATGAACAAAAAATTCTAGAAATGCTGGGACCAGCTGTGGAAGCTCACATTAGTGACCGTACTGAAATAAAGATTTTCAAGTTAAATGAGTTAGATTATCGTGGATATATAGCTAAAGTAAAGCTGTTTGATCCAAAAGCTTTTAAGGTTGTTCTTGCAAAGAATACTCTAGGTGAACTTGAAACTACTTCAAGTGCAGCTAAAAGAAAAAATGCAATACTTGCTATTAATGGTGGAGGATTTTATACTGAAACACGAAATGCTAAAAAATATGCTCAGTTAATTGGAAATACCGTTATTGATGGAAAATTAGTGGAGCCATTTAATGGATATCCAGGTGATCTATTTTTTGCTGGAATCAATAAAAAAGGAGAAGTAGTTGGTAATGTTCCACAATCTGAGTCAGATATTTCAAATCTAAACCCTTCTCAAGGAGTTAGTTTTATACCGGTACTATTAAAAGATGGTAAGAAAGTTGATATTCCTAAAAAGTGGAAAGAAACAAGACAACCAAGAACTATTATTGGAAAATATGCAAATGATGATTTGATTATGATTGTAGTTGATGGGCGACAAGGAAATTGGAGCTATGGAGTGAGTCTTGAGAGATTACAAGATAAATTATTAGAACTAGGAGTAAAAGAAGCTTACAATTTAGATGGAGGCGGTTCAACTGCTATGTACTATAATGGTAAAGTTTTAAATAGGCCTTCTGATGGTAGACAAAGACCTGTTGCAAATAACATTGTAATACTGCCATAATCAAAAACCCTTCTATATCAAATAATGAATACAAAAGCCCATGCCAAGATTTGAACTCCCCTCTGGCAAGTAGACAGTAGAAATAATAAAAACAGGGACTGAACCCTTTCTAATAGATGTATAGATTAGCCAAAGTATAGACTGAACCCGCTTAAGTAGACACAATAAATAGTCTATTTATGCGGGTTTGTTTTTTCAAATTCTAAAGGAGACAAATAGCCATGAGCAGGGTGTCTTATTTTCTGTTAAAAAATAGATTGATGCATTGATTTAAAAAACATATACAAGAAAAATTGGACAAGTCATGCTTGTACTACTAATGAGACACATCCCAATAAGAATACACTATAGATTTTAAAAATAATTACCTGCGTATTAATATAAAAGAGGATGTTAAAAGATTCTCTTTTTTGTTTGAAAATAAATCTAGAATGACTTATAAAATGATATATTTTACAACATCTTCAAGTCTAGAGCTAAAGACAGTTAATGGAATATATTGTATAATTAAGATAGGAGTATTTATCAGAAGTATTAAAACAATGTAACATAAATAAAAAATTACTGATATTTGGTATATAACAACCAAAGGGTATGAGGAAATGAATAATCTTAATTAAAGAATATATTTTATTAATAACTATAATTATCACAATAGGTATTTTAAATTTTTATGTCATAGGATACAGTACATGGTCACTAAAAATAGCTAATAGCAGACTAAAAGACTATATTGTAGATATATTTCTATATTGTGTAACATTACTTATATATTTTCTTTATTTAGTAGAAGAAATTATCAGAAAGAAAAGACTAATAACAAAATGTATCCAATAAAATATTCGAATAAAGTAATTGATGACTTTGAATCAAATTTCAATGTTGAAATAGAAGGTAAAACATATTCTGTATAATGGCAGTATACAACAATGCTCTTCAATAATATTATGATAATTATAGAAAGTATAAAGTAGTTATATAGAATTTTAAGAATAAGAGAGTGATTGGTTGAAAATTTTCAGGAGTGACTTGATTTGAATTATTATAAATTAAATGGGGTACTGTTATATGTATATGTTAGTAATATACATATAGTTAGAGAGGCTTATGGCACTAGTGGTATAAATACAATAATAAAGTAAATAAAAAATATATAAATAGGAGAGAAAAAATGGGATTATTTGGACCGGGTAAAGATGAAGTATGGGAAGAATTTAGTAATGAGATTAAAGCAAAGTTTATAAGCGGAGGTTTGTTAAAGAGTTCAAAAGTTGAATTTAATATTGATAATTGGACTATAACATTAGATACGTATGCTGTATCAAACGGAAAAACAAGTACCACATATACTAGAATACGAGCACCATTTGTTAATAAAAATAATTTCAAATTTAAGATTTATAGAGCTGGAATATTTAGTGAAATAGGTAAATGCTTTGGTATGCAAGATATTAATATAGGATATAAAGATTTTGATGAAGAGTTTATAATAAAAGGAAATAAACAAAATAAAATAATTGAATTGTTCTCAAATGATAGAATTAGAAGTTTAATTAAGAGTCAGCCTAAAATACTATTAGAAATAAAAGATGATGAAGGTGTTTTTGGGGTCTATTTCCCAAAAGATGTAGATGAACTATATTTTAGCGTACCGGGAGTTATAAAAGACATTAATATGCTTAAAGGATTATTCGATTTGTTTGAAGTTGTATTAAATGAATTAAATGATATAGGAGTAACTGATAAATGTAAAGCAAATGTTGAATTATGATGATAGTTCGTATAAAAGAATGGACAAACTATGCGTGTACTATTAATGGAAGCACACCCCAAGAAGAATACGTTTTACATTTTGAAAATAATATCTGCTTGTTTAGGAAGAGACTAGGAGTCACCTTCTTTTTAACTACATTTAATAGATTATATTAATATTTTTAAATATATAGAAGACTAATAAAGAAGTATTTAGAATTAATAGAGGTGAACCATACTATAAGTAACGGCGATTTTTAAAAATTTAAGTTCTTAAGAGATAAAACGGTTTCTAATTTGAAGGAGGAGAATTTGCCTTGATTTCAAACTCAGATAAGTCATCAGACAAAAAAATATTTTTATTTGATAATAAAGAGCATATTACATTTCTTACTAACAAGATAGATACTGATTATCACAGTCATAACTATATTCAAATTACAATAGGGCTAGAAAAAGACTTTTGTGCATATATAGAGAAAGATAAGTTTTATGTAAAAGGAATCGTTTTAGATTCCAATATTAGTCATAGGTTGCAAGGATATAATGCATGGTAATTGTATTTATTAATTAACCCAGAATCTGTTTTTGGTGAAGCAGTAAGAAAAAGTATTTTAAATAAAAATGAAATATATATTTTAGAAGAAAAAGAGATAAATAAAAAGGATGTTTTTTAATATTTTACGAGAAAAAATAAATAAGATATTAGATTTAATTAGAGGGCATAGATAATTAAATAAATTATAGGGAAACTAATAAGTCAAAGAAATACAGGGAGCAAGTATTCCTCCCTGACGCAATTATAGATATTACTTAATTAACTTGAATTATAAAAGGTCGCAGTCAAAGCAAAACATTGAACCTTATTATAAATAACGGCGATTTTTTGTAGTATAGTGGTTAGGTGTGTTTCATCTTTACTATTGAAATCCGTAAAAATCATATTGATGTAATAATCAATATGATTTTTATTTTTACTATAAAAAACGGTAAAAATACTCAAAAACACATACTCTACGATTCGTTTATTGAATAAAATTCCTAAGTAGTTTAAATTAATATAAGAGGTGATATCAATGGATTGTAAGAAAATTGGTAAATTAATATATCAATTGAGAAAAGAAAAAAATATGACACAAAAACAAATTGCAGATGCTAT
The window above is part of the Tepidibacter aestuarii genome. Proteins encoded here:
- the grdG gene encoding sarcosine reductase complex component B subunit alpha, which translates into the protein MRLELGKIKIKDVQFGKKTKVENGTLYVNKQELIDIAMEDDRIKNITIELARPGESVRIAPVKDVIEPRVKVEGPGGVFPGVISKVKTVGSGRTHALVGANIVTAGKIVGFQEGIIDMTGPGARYTPFSQTHNVCIVVEPKEGLETHAYEEAARLVGLKIGAFVGEAGKNVEPDEVVVYETKPFIEQIAEFPELPKVGYIHMLQSQGLLHDTFYYGVDAKQIVPTLMYPTEIMDGAIVSGNCVAPCDKVTTFHHLNNPVIEDLYKRHGKDINFVGVILTNENVFLADKERSSDMVGKFVEFLGLDGVIITEEGYGNPDTDLMMNCKKATKAGAKVVLITDEFPGRDGKSQSLADATPEASSLISCGNGNVIVNLPPMEKVIGTLDYIETMIGGYEGSLKADGSIEAEIQIIIASTIANGYNKLTARNY
- a CDS encoding sodium-dependent transporter, whose protein sequence is MSKKIEGEGFSSKWGLLFSLIALSVGSGNIWRFPRMVAMNGGGSFVIAWTVFLFVFSIPLIMAETIIGRSTRHGCPGAFRDFLGKKYTWMGTFMMYCGLGIAAYYSVVVGWTFKYFTLQALGNLNLTSLEASNGIWNSFINSNWQVLLFHLVAVVLGGNVIYRGVSGGIEKVCKILVPAVFGILIVTAIRSLTLEGAVDGLNYFFTPNWETLKNPQTWLHALTQSAWSVGPGWGLVITYAAHTKSSEDVTLLEIGQGVGNNVVALLAGLTIIPAIFALAPSQEYITEAMSSGNTGLVFEYLPLVFSQMFGGWVLGTLFFLALAFAAYSTLISCMETGVLPLIDSGLSRKKATIIICSIIFIGGIPSALNINFLNNQDMVLAVALLVASLFTAYAVIKFGLSRARNEFLNNEHADIKTGIWWDICLKYIVPLSVILVTGWWLKQSIEWYPETWWDPFEVYSFGTIAFQIIIALMVVKIFNNKVANSVKHKYFDGKTYPPIPNREEEIKQKIE
- a CDS encoding P-loop domain-containing protein, giving the protein MILKVDISPYISQPPFNQYTSRFSAKDASGSTSQAINIIETLEVCSKVLLIYEDTSTTHFMIRDACMYG
- a CDS encoding phosphodiester glycosidase family protein, which encodes MLKINMFLFYLVAPFLALFLISSNFVDDSKLLNVEAQSLNDEISALHEETNNLAEKISEIGMIIEKHEEVFNNQNQKLTNLSELSASQRELSNDIYEQKILEMLGPAVEAHISDRTEIKIFKLNELDYRGYIAKVKLFDPKAFKVVLAKNTLGELETTSSAAKRKNAILAINGGGFYTETRNAKKYAQLIGNTVIDGKLVEPFNGYPGDLFFAGINKKGEVVGNVPQSESDISNLNPSQGVSFIPVLLKDGKKVDIPKKWKETRQPRTIIGKYANDDLIMIVVDGRQGNWSYGVSLERLQDKLLELGVKEAYNLDGGGSTAMYYNGKVLNRPSDGRQRPVANNIVILP
- a CDS encoding DUF3137 domain-containing protein, coding for MGLFGPGKDEVWEEFSNEIKAKFISGGLLKSSKVEFNIDNWTITLDTYAVSNGKTSTTYTRIRAPFVNKNNFKFKIYRAGIFSEIGKCFGMQDINIGYKDFDEEFIIKGNKQNKIIELFSNDRIRSLIKSQPKILLEIKDDEGVFGVYFPKDVDELYFSVPGVIKDINMLKGLFDLFEVVLNELNDIGVTDKCKANVEL